Part of the Sphingobium sp. TKS genome is shown below.
CAATGACGGGGTCGAGAACATCACGCCAGCCATCGGCGCTGTGGACGTTGCCATGGCGCAGGGCGCAGCGTTCCAGCATCCCGAACTGGTTGAACAGAAAGTTGGGGTGATAGCAGCTACAGTCGAAATGGCCATTCCAGGCGGACCCTTCCTGGTCGCCATGGGTCGGGCTGACCGAGCTGTCCATGTCCAGAACGATGTACTTCAGCCCGTTACGGTCATGGAACCGGTCGATCCATTGCCCGTTCAGGTCGGCCAGCGCGGCACGGTTCCCGGCCAGAGCCAGCGTCTCGGTCTCGAACCGTCCCATCTGCGATGCCGAGGCCGCTTGTGCATCGACCGCTCTGCCGCCGACAACTTGGCGCATGACCGGATCGCAGGCGAGACGGTTGGCGTCGTTGACATCCTCGTATCCGGCCAGCCGCCCAAAGACTGATTGCCGGAACAGGCCGTCGAGCCGATGGACCGTGTTCTTGCCAGAGCGAGTATCGCGCAGCGCCGCTGACGCCAAATCGGACAACCCGAGCGCGTCATCAAGCTCGCGCATCACCAGAAGGCCGCCGTCGGAACTGAGCTGCGTGCCGCGAAATTCCAGCCGCACGCGAGGGTCGAAATCCACCCGATCTGCCCGTTGCAAGCCCGCACCCTCTGGGTGATCCATGAAACGCGCCCCTCGCAGCCTTCAACACCATGTTTTATATAGGAAATATAATGGTCAGGACAGCGAAATCAGCGCCTTACTTGGGAAATGTGGGCGAGGATGTCGAGAAGGCCGATAGGCTGGTGTTCGATCTCGATCCGGACGAGGGTCTGGATTTCGAGAATGTGAGAACCGCGGCCTTCCATTTCCGCGACATTCTGAAATCGATAGGCCTGGAGACCTTCCCGATGCTGACCGGCGGCAAGGGCGTCCATGTCATCGCGCCGCTCACGCCCCGCGCCGAATGGCCCGAGGTCAAGGACTTCGCACACCGGCTTGCCCAGGCGGTGGCGCAGTCGGACCCCGCGCATTTCACCGCCGCTCTGCCCAAGGCGCAGCGCAAGGGCCGCATCTTCGTCGACTATCTGAGGAACCAGCGCGGCGCGACGGCGGTGATGCCTTACAGCGCGCGGTCGCGCGAGGGCGCGCCGGTCGCGGCGCCCATCACATGGAAGGAAATGGAAACGATCGACAAGCCCTCGCATTTCCATGTCGGCGACGCGAAGGAATTGTTGAAGCGGGCAAGGTCCAGAGCGTTGTCAGCTTGGGGACGCGCCGACCAGGAACTCCCGGACCTGTGAAGATCGCCACATACAATGTGAACGGCGTCAATGGCCGGTTGCCAGTGCTGCTGCGATGGCTCAACCTCGCGGAGCCCGACATCGTTTGTTTGCAGGAGTTGAAGGCGCCGCAGGAGAATTTCCCAGAGCATGCGATCCGCGCCGCCGGCTATCAGGCAATCTGGCACGGCCAGAGCCGCTGGAACGGCGTCGCGCTGCTGAGCCGCGTCGGCGAAATCCACGAGACCCGGCGCGGCCTGCCTGGCGACCCCGACGACGTGCAAAGCCGCTATATCGAAGCGGCGGTGGGCGGCGTGCTGATCGCCGGGCTCTATCTTCCGAATGGCAATCCGCGTCCTGGCTCCAAATTCGACTTCAAGCTGCGCTGGTTCGACCGGCTGCACGAGCATCTGGGAACGCTGATCGATCTTGACGCGCCGGTGATCGTCGCGGGCGACTACAACGTGATGCCGACCGACATCGACGTCTATGCCCCCGAGCGGTGGCGCGAAGACGCGCTGTTCGCGCCAGAGGTTAGGGCGGCCTGGCAGCGGCTCCTCGACCAGGGCTGGACCGACGCCATCCGGCATCTCCATCCCCGCGACACGATCTACACCTTCTGGAAATATTGGCGCGGCGCGTTCGAGCGGAACGCGGGCCTGCGCATCGACCATTTTCTGCTCAACCCGGCAGCCGCTGCCAGGCTTGTCGCAGCGGAGGTCGACACGCGGGCGCGAGGCTGGGAGAAGACCAGCGACCATGCGCCGGTGTGGATCGAGCTTGGCGAGGCGAAACAAAAGCGCCGACGAAAGATCGCAGCGCAGGAGCACTTATGATGGAGACCGAGCAGTTCCTCCTCCATGAGAATGGCTGGGTGCCGAACAATGATCGGCTGCCGGTTCTCGTTTATCGTGGCGTGGTCCATACCGAGGGTGACAAAGCGGCGCAGCAATTCGAAAAGATGTTCGCCGATCATGGTTGGCCGCCACAGTGGCGCGACACCGTCTATGACTACCATCATTACCATTCGACCGCGCATGAGGCGCTCGGCATCGCCGCAGGCTCGGGGACGCTGATGCTCGGCGGCCCCGGGGGCCGCAAGATTGCCGTCAGCGCCGGCGATGCGCTCGTTCTGCCCGTCGGCACCGGGCATCGCCGCCTCGATGTCAGTGACGACTTTCTCGTGGTCGGGGCCTATCCGCAAGGTCAGGGGTGGGACATCCGCCGAGATGCGCCGTCGGCCGAGACGCGCCGCCATATGCACGCCCTCGCAATCCCGAACCACGATCCCGTTGCCGGCGCGTCGGGCGTCCTTACCGAGCATTGGCACGAACAGGAGCGGGCCGGTGACAACTGACGATATCTGCGAAGATGCCCTCCCGCTGACCGGCCGCTGTGCCTGCGGCGCGATCCATTATGATTTGCTGTCGCCCCCATTCGATGCCGGATACTGCCACTGTCGCATCTGTCAGCTGATGAGCGGGGCGCCGGTCATGGCGTTCGCGACCGTCCCGCTGGCAGACTATCACGTCACCAGCGGCGAGCCTTTTGTCCGCCTGTCCTCGGAGTTTGGCGAACGCGGATTCTGCGGCGCCTGCGGGACGCCGCTCACCATGCGGGTCACCCACCAGCCGGATACGATCGATTTCACGATCGCGACGCTCGAGTGGCCGGAGGCGGTCGCGCCGGGATTCCATATCTGGGTACAAAGTCGCATCGCCTGGTTCGGGACAAGCGATAGCCTGCCACGACATGCCCGTTTCCGGGCCGATACGGTCGGTCTCACTGACGAGGTAGCCCGAGGCGCATGCGCCTGAGCTTTGTGAACGAGGCTATGGCGACAGGGAATCGATCGAGTCACGCCTGCGGTGGGTTCACTTGCCGCCAGCGTTCCTCCGCCGCGTCTCCCACCCCTTGCGGGCGGCCGCCGAGCGCTGTTCGGCCGAGCCGGACTTGTGAGCGCGTCCGCCGCGCGATGATGAGACGTGCGTGTCCTTCTTGCCGCGACCCGATCCCGACTTGTTGCCGCCGCCGGATTCCTTGTTGACCGTCGCCCAGGCGCGGCTCTCCGCTTCCTTCTTGGGCGTGCCGCGCTTTTCATATCCTTCCTCGATATGCTCGGCCTTGCGCTTTTGCTTGTCGGTGTAGCTGCTCTTGTCGCCCTGGGGCATTGTTCGACTCCTTCATTGCCCCGTCTTCGAGAACCCTTGACGCGCGCTCTGGTTTCCATCGGCTCGCTGCGGCGCGCCGAGCCGCTGCTACGGCTCATCCCTCAGGCGGGATCGCAATCGCCGTGCCGGTGTTGTGAACGCTAATCGAGATAGCAGGAGAATCAGGATGCCCGGTAAGAACTTGGCAGGCAGCGGACGCGACGATGGCGACCTCAATGCTGAACCCAGCACGCCATCCCAGTCGGGCAGCAGCGGCGGTACGCTGGCAATCGATATCGGCAGCGAGGATGAGGAAAAGACGGCGCTGGGCGGCGATCCCGAACCGACGCGCGTCACCAAGCAGGACAAGGTTCAGTCACGCATTCCGACGCGTTCGGACCACGAGAGCGCGGTCGGCTAAGCGTCGGGAGCGGATCGGCGGATGCCTTATCGCGTCTTGGCTAGCGGCGATGTGGTCGGTTGGCTTTGCCGCCGATCGCCGCCCTAGCGGCCGAGTTTTGCCTTGAGGTCATCAACAGCTTGGATGCGTCCGCTTTGCTCAGATCGCGGGACGGTGGCTCGACCTGTGCCTCTTCGCACAACGTCGGCCTGCGGGCCGGTCATGCGACCGTTGCCAGACACCCAATCCTCGGGATCCTTTTCGGTGTACGAGCCCGGGTGCTCGTCGAACTTGGGATCGTGGAGATGCTCCTGCATTTGGGTGCCTCGCGTTCGCTATCCCGGTAATCGGGTCGCTGATTCATGACGGCTAGTGGGGCGCGAGTGGGCGCTACTGCATCACTAATCCGCCGTCGACCGCATACTGGCTTCCGGTGACATAAGAGGCATCGTCAGACAGAAGGAAAAGGGCCACCGCTGCCGCCTCAGCAGCGGTTCCAGCGCGTCCAAGCGGCACCTGCCCGATGACGAATTGTTCAAAGCCCCGCTTGGCTTCTTCCGGCAGGAAATGGCGGAAATTTGTCTCGATTGGCCCAGGCACCAAAACATTGACGCGGATTCCGCGCGGCGCGAGCGCCGTGGCCCACGATCGCGCCATCGCAACGATGGCGCCCTTGGTGGCGGCATAGAGGCTGGTTGAAGCCGCTCCTTCGTAGGTGGATGAGGAAGACGTGACCACGACCGAACCGCCGGCGCTGAGAAGGGACGACAGGCTTGCGAGCTGGAGCATCGGCCCTCGGACGTTCGCCGCCATCATCCGGTCAAACGCGCTAGCCTCCATCTCTTCAGGCGCACCGAGGGCGGCATAGCCAGCGTTCAGCCACAGACCATCCAGTCCACCGTCTGATCGTACCGCATCCGCCAACGCGTCCGGCGAAGCGGGATCAGCCGCGTCGTTGAAGAGAACCTGTCCGCTCTCGCCCAAGCATCTGCGAGTTCCGCTGATTCGCGATGCGTCCAGGCCGGTGACTATGACTGCGCCGCCCTCGGCGACGATGCGCTTGGCGCCAGCGAGCCCCATACCACTGGTGCCGCCGGTAATCAGGATGCGCTTGTTCGTGAACCTGGCCATAGGCGACGACTAGCACCCGGGAGCAGCGCGCGCACCCTGCGGGAAGATCAATCGGAATGTTCGACACCGTAGCCCCAGGCTGACCTCGCGTCGTGAGCATTCCGCCGGCACGCGTCGGGATATGAAAATTCAATCTGGGCACTACTAGATCGACATGCCCATTCCCGAACTGCGCGATGCAGGAGTGTCAAAAAGCAGCGCCGCTCATAGCGCCAGCGCGGCCTGACGCGGGCCGTCCATTATCTCTTTGATGAGGAAGGTTCGTGCAGGCGGTGCCTCGAGAAGATCAATTTCGGGCATCTGATGGTCGAGCCATTGCATCACCTGGCGTCGGTGGATGATCGCGCCATGCCGCTCCTGGTAGCGGGCAATCTCGGGATTCGCAGGCACCGTGACGATTCGGTAGCAGAGCGGCCATTCGCCCATCGCAGGCTCCCAGATGCCGGCGAGATAGAAGAAGTTGCCGCCGTCGAGAGTAACGCGATACCGCTTGTCGCCGACCGTCATCTGGAATTCCGAGGCCGGAATCAGGCAGCGTTGGCTTGGAAATGTGCGGCCTTCGGAACGCACGAAGCGGAATGGCGTGCCGTCGCTGAACCGGGGATTGGAACCCCAGGTCGCCTCAAGCATCTCGATTTCTTGCATCGTCTCGGGATTGCGCCGGATGATGGCACGGCGTGCCCCAAGTGGAGCATCCGAATCGAAAGGGAGGGGCTTTGAGTCCATGGCCGGAACATACAGGGAACGATGGCTAACGGCAAGCAGCGGCTGCGACAGGAGGGCGAATGTGTAACGATTACCGGCTGGAGGTCGACATCGCTTCGATCGTCGAGGATTTCGACAACCTCAAGATCAAGATCAGCACGCCCGAGGGCACGCCGAACGTTGCGGCCCGCGAGGACATCAGGATCAGCGATACCGCCCCGATCGTGCGGAGTGTCGAAGGAACACGCGGCGCGGGAGAACTGGTCAACCGGCGCTGGAGCTGGCCGGGCCCGAACGGCAAGCCGGTGTATAATTTTCGGTCGGAGGGCCGGGACTTCACTTCGCATCGCTGCCTGATCCTGGCGGACGGATTCTACGAGCATACGAGGCCCGAGCAGCCCGGCCAGAAGCGCAAGACAAAGTGGCTGTTCACGCTGCGCGATCATCCCTGGTTTTGCATCGCCGGCATCTGGCGGGAGCATACCGAGATCGGCGAAGCCTTCACCATGCTGACGACCGAGCCGGGGGAGGATGTCGCTCCCTACCACAGTCGCCAGGTCATACCGCTCCCCCGCGATCAGTGGTCCGGCTGGCTCGATCCGGATGTTCCGGCGCACGACGTGCTTCGCGCATTGCCCAAGGGTAGCCTGCTCGTGACGCGAGTCTATCCGCCCGCTCCGGCACAGGCGGCGATGCTCTGACCATGGCCGGCAAGCCTTCGCTCACTGTGCCGAGGCGAACGCGGGACGTGCTGCTAGAGGCCGGCCCGGCGCTGCCTGGCGGCGTTACCGAGCTATTCGCGCATCCGGTTCACGATGGCGAGGAACTACGCGGCTACGATCATCGGCACGCGGACATACGGGTCCATGATGCTGTGGCATTGCTGGACCCGGATATGGCGGGGTTGCTGGACAGGTGCGGCGTTAGACGCATCAGCTTCCGAGAGATTCGGGAGTGCAGCGAGCCGCCAAGACTACGGCAGGAAGGGATAACCCATGCGTTTGGTTATGGGTCTTGTGTTTCTGGCGATCGGCGTCGCCATCATCTTCTGGACCAACAAGCGCGCGTTCAAGCGGCGCAATATGGCGGGCGTTCAGGAGTTCAGCTCCTACGGCCATTCGCTGCTGATCCGGACCCTTGAGAGGTTCGGCCGGATCGGAGCTTGGTTTTTCATCCTGGCCGGCGCGGGCTCGCTGTTGATGTTCTTTGTCACGGGGCGCGGTTGACGAGCGCGGCGCGCGCGCCAGATCCCGCATAGTCGAAAGCGACTATGGCGGGCAGGGAAGGGGGCCGTTCAGCGGCCCCTTTTTCCGCTGCGCGGCGGCGAACTCGTTTCTCGAGCTCGCATAGTCGCGGTCGACTACGGTGGACCAAATATGGTCCCCCGGCGGTAGCGCAAGGGGGGGATGGCCGCCGCCGGGGGTGGTTGGCCTCGTTGCTCGGGGGCAGAGCAGCGGGCCGTATGAAGCATATAGTGCGTTCGGGCACGGTTTCCATTGTCGGGCTTCCCTGCCTGCCCCGACCATCGCCGCGATGGGTATGGCGCGCGACGAAAGGCCCAAGGATCAGTGTTCAATACGTGCGGCCAGGACCGCGAACAGGACGCACCCGGTTCAGAGGCAGGCACCCTTCCTTTTCGGGAGCGTGCCGCCGGCTGTTCCAACACGCCCGCAAATGATGGGGAATGTGATCGAGTAGGACGTGCATGTGCTTAATTCATTGCCGATAGGCCGCATAGGCTGAGGCCTAGAACGCCTGAACAAAGATCCGACGGGGGCCGGCGTCTCGCGGGCGGTGGTCCAACCTTTTATCCACGTCGCCACTATGCCGGGATCGGCCATCAGATCGTTTTCAGCCATATCCCCGCCTAGCATACATCAATGCCTATTTGGCCGGTTGAGCGGGTTCCGGCCCACGGCGCGAGGGCGGCGCCGACCGCCTCCGTATCCATGATGCACGCGCACAGGCGCGCGGCGGTTTCCAGCCCATTCGCGTGATCGGCGGGCTCCATATCCGCCGTGGCGTCGGAGACGGGACCGCCGTGACAGGTGACGTTTTGCTGATTCAACCATCGCCCCGAGCACGGCGGCGATGGTCGCAAATATGACGACATGCCGCGCCCTAAAGGGAGCGCCACCAGACCGCGCTAAGGCTCAGAGTCGGCTTCGTCATGGGCCGTTGATGCCACGCCAGCCACAAAGTCGGCAAGAGCGGCCGACACCATTGCAGTTGAGAGGCTTGTTGCGGCGCGCTAGTAAACCGCGTTCGCGCGACTGGCGATTGAGATGGAGCACCATCGGGAAGCGCGAGCGGTCGAGCCCCGCGCCTGGGCAATCGGGAAATCCGATCCACCTTCAAGCGACGGACCGCTATGTTGACCACCATCCAGATCACCGCCTTGCAGACCTACGGCTATCACGGTCTGTTCGAGGAAGAACGCAGCCTCGGGCAGAAATTCAGCTTCGATGTGGAAGCGACGCTGGCGCCGACGACGACCCATCGGGATGACAAGTTGAGCGGGTCGATCCGCTATGACGGCGTGGTGGATGCGGTCGTGGCGCTCGCGGGCGAGGCCAAATATCAGACGCTCGAAGCGCTTGGCGAGGCGGTCGCGATCGGCCTGCTCCGCCAATTCCCCGCGATCGAGACCATCTCGGTCGGCGTCTCCAAGTTCAGCCCGCCGATCCCCCACACGTTGAGCAAGGTCGGCATTGGGGTCCGACTCGCGCGCGCCGAGCTGGACGACAAGGCCGGCCGGATTGCCGAACCGGCCTATGCCGGTGCCAGCTAGAAGCGAAGCGAGGCTGCTGTTGGCCTTGGTCTGCTAGGCTGAAAGGGCGAGTATCGCATCGATATCGATATGCCGTTCGAGTTCGGCGGCAAGGCCATCAAGCGCAGCATCAACCGAGGCGTGATAATCGACGCCCCCACCCTTGCCGCCAAGCCGCGCGGCCCATGCCGCGCGTTGCCGTGTGTCCGCCAGCAGCCCGTGAAGGTAGGTGCCCGAGACCAGGCCGTCGGCGCTCATCGCACCATCACTCCGCCCATCATCGAGGTGCACGAGCGGGCGCGCCGTGTCGGAGCCGAAGGTCGTGCCGATGTGTATCTCATATCCCTCGCAGCGCTCGCCCAGCGCCTCGCCCGAAACCCGCCGCAGCGCCTTGTCGCCTGCGAGCACAGTTTCGACATCGAGCAGCCCGAGGCCCGCCACGTCCGCGGGTGGCCCCTCGATGCCGTACGGGTCCGCGATCCGCTTGCCGAGCATCTGATAGCCGCCGCACAGGCCCAGCACCGCGCCGCCACGACGGCGATGGGCGAGGATATCAATATCCCAGCCTTCGCGCCGGATCGCGGCGAGATCGGCGATCGTCGCCTTGGAACCCGGCAGCACGATCAAAGCAGCCTCGGCCGGGATCGGTTGGCCTGGCGGGATCATCGCCAGTTCTATGCCCGGTTCGAGCTTGAGTGGATCGAGATCGTCGAAATTGGAGATACGCGGCGTGATGGGGCAGGCGATCAGCAATCTGTCGGAGGTGAGCGCGCCCTGCTTTTCCAGCACGACCGCATCCTCACTTGGCAGCCGCGCACAATCGGCGAGCCAGGGCACCACGCCCAAGCCGCGCCAGCCCGACAGGCGCGAGATGTCGCGATAACCGTCCTCGAAAAGCGCGGGATCACCGCGAAACTTGTTGATGAGGAATCCGTGGATCATCGCCGCGTCTTCGGGATCGATCACCGCGCGCGTGCCGACGATTGCCGCGATCACCCCGCCGCGATCGATGTCGCCAACCAGGATGACCGGCACGGAAGCCGCGCGGGCGAAACCCATATTGGCGATATCGCCTGCGCGCAGATTGATTTCGGCGGGGGAACCGGCACCCTCGACCACCACGATATCGCATTGCGCGCGCAGACGCCGATAGCTCGCCAGCACATCGTCCAACAGAGCGGCGCGGGCTTCGCGAAAATTGCCGGCCGCGAGTGTGCCTCGCACTTTCCCGTGGACGATGAGTTGGGCAGTCCGGTCGGCTTGGGGCTTCAACAACACGGGGTTCATATCGGCCGTTGGTTCGACCCGGCACGCGATCGCCTGTGTGGCCTGGGCACGACCAATCTCGCCGCCATCGATCGTTACCGCAGCGTTGTTGGACATGTTTTGCGGCTTGAAGGGCCGAACCGCTAGTCCGCGATTGGCAAGGACGCGGCATAGCCCGGCGACGAGGACCGACT
Proteins encoded:
- a CDS encoding GFA family protein is translated as MTTDDICEDALPLTGRCACGAIHYDLLSPPFDAGYCHCRICQLMSGAPVMAFATVPLADYHVTSGEPFVRLSSEFGERGFCGACGTPLTMRVTHQPDTIDFTIATLEWPEAVAPGFHIWVQSRIAWFGTSDSLPRHARFRADTVGLTDEVARGACA
- a CDS encoding DUF3072 domain-containing protein, with translation MQEHLHDPKFDEHPGSYTEKDPEDWVSGNGRMTGPQADVVRRGTGRATVPRSEQSGRIQAVDDLKAKLGR
- a CDS encoding cupin produces the protein MMETEQFLLHENGWVPNNDRLPVLVYRGVVHTEGDKAAQQFEKMFADHGWPPQWRDTVYDYHHYHSTAHEALGIAAGSGTLMLGGPGGRKIAVSAGDALVLPVGTGHRRLDVSDDFLVVGAYPQGQGWDIRRDAPSAETRRHMHALAIPNHDPVAGASGVLTEHWHEQERAGDN
- a CDS encoding molybdenum ABC transporter permease, whose amino-acid sequence is MRLVMGLVFLAIGVAIIFWTNKRAFKRRNMAGVQEFSSYGHSLLIRTLERFGRIGAWFFILAGAGSLLMFFVTGRG
- the folB gene encoding dihydroneopterin aldolase, with the protein product MLTTIQITALQTYGYHGLFEEERSLGQKFSFDVEATLAPTTTHRDDKLSGSIRYDGVVDAVVALAGEAKYQTLEALGEAVAIGLLRQFPAIETISVGVSKFSPPIPHTLSKVGIGVRLARAELDDKAGRIAEPAYAGAS
- a CDS encoding SDR family oxidoreductase, which codes for MARFTNKRILITGGTSGMGLAGAKRIVAEGGAVIVTGLDASRISGTRRCLGESGQVLFNDAADPASPDALADAVRSDGGLDGLWLNAGYAALGAPEEMEASAFDRMMAANVRGPMLQLASLSSLLSAGGSVVVTSSSSTYEGAASTSLYAATKGAIVAMARSWATALAPRGIRVNVLVPGPIETNFRHFLPEEAKRGFEQFVIGQVPLGRAGTAAEAAAVALFLLSDDASYVTGSQYAVDGGLVMQ
- a CDS encoding SOS response-associated peptidase family protein, translating into MLEATWGSNPRFSDGTPFRFVRSEGRTFPSQRCLIPASEFQMTVGDKRYRVTLDGGNFFYLAGIWEPAMGEWPLCYRIVTVPANPEIARYQERHGAIIHRRQVMQWLDHQMPEIDLLEAPPARTFLIKEIMDGPRQAALAL
- a CDS encoding plasmid stabilization protein, which translates into the protein MPQGDKSSYTDKQKRKAEHIEEGYEKRGTPKKEAESRAWATVNKESGGGNKSGSGRGKKDTHVSSSRGGRAHKSGSAEQRSAAARKGWETRRRNAGGK
- a CDS encoding cobyric acid synthase — protein: MGAVMLQGTGSDVGKSVLVAGLCRVLANRGLAVRPFKPQNMSNNAAVTIDGGEIGRAQATQAIACRVEPTADMNPVLLKPQADRTAQLIVHGKVRGTLAAGNFREARAALLDDVLASYRRLRAQCDIVVVEGAGSPAEINLRAGDIANMGFARAASVPVILVGDIDRGGVIAAIVGTRAVIDPEDAAMIHGFLINKFRGDPALFEDGYRDISRLSGWRGLGVVPWLADCARLPSEDAVVLEKQGALTSDRLLIACPITPRISNFDDLDPLKLEPGIELAMIPPGQPIPAEAALIVLPGSKATIADLAAIRREGWDIDILAHRRRGGAVLGLCGGYQMLGKRIADPYGIEGPPADVAGLGLLDVETVLAGDKALRRVSGEALGERCEGYEIHIGTTFGSDTARPLVHLDDGRSDGAMSADGLVSGTYLHGLLADTRQRAAWAARLGGKGGGVDYHASVDAALDGLAAELERHIDIDAILALSA
- the xth gene encoding exodeoxyribonuclease III, producing the protein MKIATYNVNGVNGRLPVLLRWLNLAEPDIVCLQELKAPQENFPEHAIRAAGYQAIWHGQSRWNGVALLSRVGEIHETRRGLPGDPDDVQSRYIEAAVGGVLIAGLYLPNGNPRPGSKFDFKLRWFDRLHEHLGTLIDLDAPVIVAGDYNVMPTDIDVYAPERWREDALFAPEVRAAWQRLLDQGWTDAIRHLHPRDTIYTFWKYWRGAFERNAGLRIDHFLLNPAAAARLVAAEVDTRARGWEKTSDHAPVWIELGEAKQKRRRKIAAQEHL
- a CDS encoding SOS response-associated peptidase; translated protein: MCNDYRLEVDIASIVEDFDNLKIKISTPEGTPNVAAREDIRISDTAPIVRSVEGTRGAGELVNRRWSWPGPNGKPVYNFRSEGRDFTSHRCLILADGFYEHTRPEQPGQKRKTKWLFTLRDHPWFCIAGIWREHTEIGEAFTMLTTEPGEDVAPYHSRQVIPLPRDQWSGWLDPDVPAHDVLRALPKGSLLVTRVYPPAPAQAAML